In Numenius arquata chromosome 1, bNumArq3.hap1.1, whole genome shotgun sequence, the DNA window tGTTACTGACTACTTGGCAGTTGTAGGAATCTTGAAATATCCTGGAGTATGGTGCAAGCGGTACTGATAGATCTGTTCAGCCTACCAGCCAACTTGCAGAGCAACATCCAAGGATTACTATGTAACACAGTGGAAACTATTGAGAAATGCTCTTCCATCCCTGCTCCATTTGTTTATGTCATGTGTTGCCAGAGGCAGGGGAGTGAAAGGAACAGTGAAGAAGAGTCCTTGCTTCCAGCTCTGAGAGATTTCCAGAGTCTGAAGACAAGACTGGAGGTGGTGCGTTCTCTGACTACAGCTGCTGCTTTGTACACCATCAAACAAAGACTGGATGAAAAAGACCTAAGCATCATTAAAGTCATTCTCCCTGCCTTAAGAAAAGACTTAATGAAAGTATATATAGACCATCTCTTTACAGCAGTCTACCAGTTTGAATTTGAGGATTTACAGGTGGCATCAGATTGTGAAAACCTACAGAGAACTGAACCTCAGAGTGAAGGGCAAGCGCTTCCTACGCAGGACGTGGCACTCATCCGAAGTGAGATTCAGATGTACTTGGAAAGCCTGCCGAGCTTGAAAGGGGAACTCACCATCCTCAGATCTTCCCTGATCCCAGGTAAAGGGAATCCCAGCTAATATATTTTACAGAGACTGTTCCCAAGCATTGGGAATTGCAAAATGGGTAAGATTTGGACATGTCTTCAGGCAGCGAATAACTCTATATGATGTTGTAATAGTGTATGAAACGATCCAGAACCTGAGAGGAACATGAGTTACTTAAAGCCATCTTTGCCTTCGTTGTGCTTCAAGATTTTGACTGTGGCTTTGAAAGTATCACAATACATAAAAGAGATTTTGAATCTCAACTCTGATTATGTCACTAGGCTTGTCAGCTGTTACGACAGCAAAAATACCAGTTGTGGGACTATCTTTCTGTGTTCAACTTTGCCATGCAGATTCCCTCCCCTCCACTGCCCCCAAAAACATTGATTGCATTTGGTGTGTGAGGCCACAATAAATGATCCGCATGGTGAAAACAGAGGATTTTTCAATAACTCTAGAAATTTTTGGGGCTCTCAGTGTACTTTAGAAAGATGTTTGAGATTCTGTGTGGTCTTGAGGACTGGCACTTTGTTTGCCAAAAGAGCTTGGGATGTGCCACCTTagaacatttgtttaaaaatctgCTCTCATTTTCCTCAGTGAATTACCTCTTCTCTAGGGTTTGCAATAAAACTCTGCAAGTCAGGCTAAATATGCCAGGACTCCATCTTGCTCAAACCCCTCTACCTTGGCCTCAGAGGATTATGATTATAAGCAAGAAGGAAACTTAGAATCCTTAAATTTAAATGCCACAGCTAAATACGAGGTAAAGCAATACTCACTCTGATTGGCTGATTCCAGGTCTCTTCAGTATAAAACCATGTAATAACTGGACTGGTCTTGTGTTGAAAGCAATTGTTTTTTTACCTTTCCAGATGATATCTTCCTACATGGGTTCAGCACAAGGACAGGTGGGATCTCCTACATACCAACTCTAAGCTCCTGCAATCTCTTCAGCAGTTCCAAGCGGAGGGACCCACAAATTGTTGTTAAGGAAAATCTCCGCCGGCTAGCTAATGCTGCAGGATTTAACCCAGAGACTTTTCACAGAGTCAAGGTATCTTATCGAACAATGGACTTACGTAAAGGTGTcagatcatagaattgtttggattgaaagggaccttaaagatcatctagtttcaaccccctgccatgggctgggacaccacccactagaccaggttgctcaaagccccgtgcTGCATGGCAtggaagaaaagctcttccttcatGTATCACTGGCTAAAACTGTAGGCATTATTCTTATCTTTCTCAGCAAGAATTTCTGAGAAGCAGGATAATTAAAACATTTATGCTGGCAGTTTATCTGGTGGAAAAGCCATCCAAACTGTGAGCCATTTGGCACTATATGGAGAAGCAGCACTGTTTCTTCCAAGTATATTCTAACATTTAACTTACCACAGAGCAAAATAATGAGATAATCAATCAGAGCAgtttctcttaaaagaaaaatacacataacTTCTGTGGTGGCTTTCTACTGATACATCTGCGTGGCATTTGAACAAGGGAGTGCCTGATTTCCACACGTAATCGGTTGGTGCAGAAGAGTGCTTTGTGCCAAAGTAAAATCCTCCCATTAGTcagaactggggtttttttctgccgtAAACATGTCCGTGTTCTGGTTTTGTCTTGACAGACTGATCACGCTAATGCTGTGTGTATTATGGGGAAGACAGAGCCTGACAGCTATGATGGAATAGTTACAAATCAGAAAGGTGTTACCATAGCAGCTCCGGGCGCTGATTGCATACCTGTGCTGTTTGCTGATCCTGTCAGAAAAGCCTGCGGTGCTGCTCATTCTGGTAGGAATTTTGAATCACGGAGATCGAAATAACTAGGAGACTAC includes these proteins:
- the LACC1 gene encoding purine nucleoside phosphorylase LACC1 — protein: MVQAVLIDLFSLPANLQSNIQGLLCNTVETIEKCSSIPAPFVYVMCCQRQGSERNSEEESLLPALRDFQSLKTRLEVVRSLTTAAALYTIKQRLDEKDLSIIKVILPALRKDLMKVYIDHLFTAVYQFEFEDLQVASDCENLQRTEPQSEGQALPTQDVALIRSEIQMYLESLPSLKGELTILRSSLIPDDIFLHGFSTRTGGISYIPTLSSCNLFSSSKRRDPQIVVKENLRRLANAAGFNPETFHRVKTDHANAVCIMGKTEPDSYDGIVTNQKGVTIAAPGADCIPVLFADPVRKACGAAHSGWKGTLLGVSMATVNAMVSEYGCNVKDILVVLGPSVGPCCYKLPHESAKEFHRIDPKCVRQFDSACPYIDIRRATRILLESGGILPENIQDDSVRDQNENITFCTACHPDKFYSHFRDGTNFGTQIGFISIKD